One window of the Melospiza melodia melodia isolate bMelMel2 chromosome 15, bMelMel2.pri, whole genome shotgun sequence genome contains the following:
- the PML gene encoding protein PML gives MPNSRKAESSARNLRGAGQQNPERESRGRAPASSIPRENPASPQMETEPEPEAEPEPHPEPGPAAPASPPCPAAAEGEDEGEDEDEDFQFLRCDGCGQDTAQPRLLRCLHTLCPACLSDTKQCPRCQAATGAPAVDNLLFCNLRSRLQLWRQIRSSGGPGCSRCRAEAALVWCSDCEEFFCGRCLEEHQWWHKKKAHRVRRVEELRAGSARQFLEDTRGSCSLFCSSDSHPEESRVCSIYCPRCERALCCPCALLDTRHAPFRDLRAESRRRQDELRSLRRDLRRLRRSFEAALGRLRGEAARREEQRERLRERVRASAERLQELVRSEAEELRALLEARPERGRSALAEELSGAEGALLRLEAAERLVERLGRYGGEQELMDMQPFVKAALLELRRLRPPEPPELREPPDFAECRARLRALVERVTGRPDVPEVEVGLENNLDEDPTHPKPRSVSPSLEEIHVEEVRSLCPNQPLPLPCWKRPLPSMERGSQVSPKLLKLECDHEPGPSHPKSQWEFPMEPGPSTSRHNCVRAGDTEGGSIIICSSDDSDEDTVVVTVTPEPPPC, from the exons ATGCCAAATTCCAGGAAGGCCGAGAGCTCGGCGAGGAACCTGCGAGGGGCGGGACAGCAGAACCCCGAGCGGGAATCACGGGGCCGAGCCCCAGCTTCCTCCATCCCACGGGAGAACCCCGCATCTCCGCAGATGGAGACGGAACCGGAGCCAGAAGCAGAACCGGAGCCTCACCCAGagccgggccccgccgcgcccgcctCCCCCCCGtgcccggcggcggcggagggCGAGGATGAGGGTGAGGATGAAGACGAAGATTTCCAGTTCCTGCGGTGCGATGGCTGCGGGCAGGACACGGCGCAGCCGCGGCTGCTGCGCTGCCTGCACACGCTGTGCCCGGCCTGCCTGAGCGACACCAAGCAGTGCCCGCGCTGCCAGGCGGCCACGGGCGCTCCGGCCGTGGACAACCTGCTCTTCTGCAACCTGCGGAGCCGCCTGCAGCTCTGGCGGCAGATCCGCAGCTCGGGCGGGCCCGGCTGCAGCCGCTGCCGCGCCGAGGCGGCGCTGGTGTGGTGCTCGGACTGCGAGGAGTTCTTCTGCGGGCGGTGTCTGGAGGAGCACCAGTGGTGGCACAAGAAGAAGGCGCACCGGGTGCGCAGGGTGGAGGAGCTGCGGGCGGGCTCGGCGCGGCAGTTCCTGGAGGACACGCGCGGCTCCTGCAGCCTCTTCTGCTCCAGCGACAGCCACCCCGAGGAGAGCCGCGTGTGCAG CATCTACTGTCCGCGCTGCGAGCGGGCTCTGTGCTGTCCGTGCGCGCTGCTGGACACTCGCCACGCTCCCTTCCGCGACCTGCGCGCCGAGAGCCGCCGCCGCCAGGACGAGCTGCGCTCGCTGCGCCGGGACCTGCGGCGCCTCCGCCGCTCCTTCGAGGCGGCGCTGGGGCGGCTGCGGGGCGAGGCGGCGCGGCGGGAGGagcagcgggagcggctgcgGGAGCGCGTCCGCGCCAGCGCCGAGCGCCTGCAGGAGCTGGTGCGCAGCGAGGCCGAGGAGCTGCGGGCGCTGCTGGAGGCGCGGCCGGAGCGCGGCCGGAGCGCGCTGGCGGAGGAGCTGAGCGGGGCCGAGGGAGCGCTGCTGCGGCTGGAGGCGGCCGAGAGGCTGGTGGAGAGGCTGGGGCGCTACGGCGGCGAGCAGGAGCTCATGGACATGCAGCCCTTCGTCAAGGCGGCGCTGCTGGAGCTGCGGCGGCTGCGGCCGCCCGAGCCCCCCGAGCTCCGAGAGCCGCCCGACTTCGCCGAGTGCCGGGCGCGGCTGCGGGCGCTGGTGGAGCGCGTCACGGGCCGGCCGG ATGTCCCTGAGGTCGAGGTGGGCCTGGAGAACAACCTG GATGAGGATccaacccatcccaaaccccgcagcgtctcccccagcctggaggAGATCCACGTGGAGGAGGTGAGGTCCCTCTGTCCCAACCAG CCTCTCCCGCTGCCCTGCTGGAAGCGGCCGCTGCCCAGCATGGAGAGGGGCAGCCAGGTGTCTCCCAAACTCCTGAAGCTGGAATGTGACCACGAGCCGGGCCCCagccatcccaaatcccagtggGAATTCCCCATGGAGCCCGGCCCCTCCACCTCGCGGCACAACTGCGTCCGTGCCGGCGACACAG AGGGCGGCAGCATCATCATCTGCAGCTCTGACGACAGCGACGAGGACACCGTGGTGGTGACGGTGACACCGGAGCCGCCCCCGTGCTGA
- the ISLR2 gene encoding immunoglobulin superfamily containing leucine-rich repeat protein 2, giving the protein MAPLLALLLAALLGSGRACPEPCACVDKYAHQFADCAYKELQAVPAGLPSNVTTLSLSANKISSLPRGAFAEVTQVSSLWLAHNEIATIEPGALAVLAQLKNLDISHNQIVEFPWRDLRNLSALQLLKMNNNRMALVPPDAFRTLKDLRSLRINNNRFATLAEGIFDSLGSLSHLQIYNNPFECSCALQWLKRWMESTLISIPEKDSIACALPERLRGVPLAKLPELRCAAPAVTIGSSAELDAAGLPDGLTLSLHCAASGSPPPELRWKIRTAGQNLELGGSGAESAAKEEPRPEPERFVAFKNGTLVIPQLSKREEGTYTCVATNEVGSNHSSVSVAVAGPQKYPPVPGADPLGGKGQAGDKKPGTEAAKNSVLTSEERGKALGPTRQSRPGSAAGPEPEGRGRVPPEPPGLEKKCGASAGGSKYISNHAFNQSGDFKRHSFELGVIALDVAERDARVQLTPTQPGGGHLGVLYLCQQGRQGHALLQWSQIEAGVNSYWFQGLSPGTNYSVCLSSPGEECRVQVVFTTKKEIPSLIIIVVVSIFLLLLATLPLLGATWCHLLAKLQAKPYKLIMKAQNPDQMEKRMAADFDPRASYLESEKNFGAGEAEAEEEEEEEEEEAGDEEGARWRRGREGEGAAELEREESVAASSMAESQSKGGAEEFEVRSEYSDKLPLGAEAVTISPEINGNYRQRPR; this is encoded by the coding sequence atggccccgctgctggcgctgctgctggcgGCCCTGCTGGGCTCGGGCCGGGCGTGCCCGGAGCCCTGCGCTTGCGTGGACAAGTACGCGCACCAGTTCGCCGACTGCGCCTACAAGGAGCTGCAGGCCGTGCCCGCGGGGCTGCCCTCCAACGTGACCACGCTGAGCCTGTCGGCCAACAAGATCAGCTCGCTGCCCCGCGGCGCCTTCGCCGAGGTGACCCAGGTGAGCTCGCTGTGGCTGGCGCACAACGAGATCGCCACCATCGAGCCCGGCGCGCTGGCCGTGCTGGCGCAGCTCAAGAACCTGGACATCAGCCACAACCAGATCGTGGAGTTCCCGTGGCGGGACCTGCGCAACCTGAGCGCGCTGCAGCTGCTCAAGATGAACAACAACCGCATGGCGCTGGTGCCGCCCGACGCCTTCCGCACGCTCAAGGACCTGCGCTCGCTGCGCATCAACAACAACCGCTTCGCCACGCTGGCCGAGGGCATCTTCGACTCGCTGGGCTCGCTGTCGCACCTGCAGATCTACAACAACCCCTTCGAGTGCTCCTGCGCGCTGCAGTGGCTGAAGCGCTGGATGGAGAGCACGCTCATCTCCATCCCCGAGAAGGACTCCATCGCCTGCGCGCTGCCCGAGCGCCTCCGCGGCGTGCCGCTGGCCAAGCTGCCCGAGCTGCGCTGCGCCGCGCCCGCCGTCACCATCGGCTCCTCGGCCGAGCTGGACGCGGCCGGGCTGCCCGACGGGCTCACGCTGAGCCTGCACTGCGCCGCCAGCGGCTCGCCGCCGCCCGAGCTGCGCTGGAAGATCCGCACGGCCGGCCAGAACCTGGAGCTGGGCGGGAGCGGCGCGGAGAGCGCGGCCAAGGAGGAGCCGCGGCCCGAGCCCGAGCGCTTCGTGGCCTTCAAGAACGGCACCTTGGTGATCCCGCAGCTGAGCAAGCGCGAGGAGGGCACCTACACCTGCGTGGCCACCAACGAGGTGGGCAGCAACCACTCCTCGGTCAGCGTGGCGGTGGCGGGCCCGCAGAAATACCCGCCGGTGCCCGGTGCGGACCCGCTGGGCGGAAAGGGGCAGGCGGGCGACAAGAAACCCGGCACGGAGGCGGCCAAGAACAGCGTGCTGACCTCGGAGGAGAGGGGCAAAGCGCTGGGCCCCACCCGGCAGAGCCGTCCGGGctcggcggcggggccggagcctGAGGGCCGGGGCCGGGTCCCCCCGGAGCCGCCGGGGCTGGAGAAGAAGTGCGGGGCCTCGGCGGGCGGCTCCAAGTACATCTCCAACCACGCCTTCAACCAGAGCGGCGACTTCAAGCGGCACAGCTTCGAGCTGGGCGTCATCGCCCTGGACGTGGCCGAGCGCGACGCCCGAGTGCAGCTGACGCCCACCCAGCCCGGCGGGGGCCACCTGGGCGTGCTGTACCTGTGCCAGCAGGGCCGCCAGGGCCACGCCCTGCTGCAGTGGTCGCAGATCGAGGCCGGCGTGAACTCGTACTGGTTCCAGGGCCTGAGCCCCGGCACCAACTACTCGGTGTGCCTGAGCTCGCCGGGCGAGGAGTGCCGCGTGCAGGTGGTGTTCACCACCAAGAAGGAGATCCCGTCGCTCATCATCATCGTGGTGGTCAGcatcttcctgctgctgctggccacgctgccGCTGCTGGGCGCCACGTGGTGCCACCTGCTCGCCAAGCTGCAGGCCAAGCCCTACAAGCTCATCATGAAGGCGCAGAACCCCGACCAGATGGAGAAGCGCATGGCCGCCGACTTCGACCCCCGCGCCTCCTACCTGGAGTCCGAGAAGAACTTCGGTGCCGGCGAGGCCGaggccgaggaggaggaggaagaggaggaggaggaggcgggggaTGAGGAAGGAGCGCGGTGGCGGCGCGGCAGGGAGGGGGAAGGCGCGGCCGAGCTGGAGCGGGAGGAGAGCGTGGCCGCCAGCTCCATGGCGGAGTCGCAGTCCAAGGGCGGCGCCGAGGAGTTCGAGGTGCGCTCCGAGTACAGCGACAAGCTGCCGCTGGGCGCCGAGGCCGTCACCATCTCCCCGGAGATCAACGGCAACTACCGGCAGCGGCCCCGCTGA
- the ISLR gene encoding immunoglobulin superfamily containing leucine-rich repeat protein, producing the protein MRPLLGVLALVTLLSPGLACPTPCSCSTKKNGRLLAECAYRELRDVPRGLSPNVTILTLSANRLGRLGRASLAEVPELQSLWLGYNHISSVEPGTFAALPHLKNLDLSHNRLADFPWQDLRNLSALQILKLSNNRLVTVPQGALVGLRELRSLWLNDNELATLARGTFEGLPALAQLQLFHNPFNCSCKLFWLKEWAHDTSVVLSRAGSTLCAAPARLRGRPVTDIPGALCVPPSAQLTYLSGPAAAGPRDGLTLTLHCSVAGSPPPEIRWQIRTAKRRVDIHGPTVARDGGAKAGRQRFLAFKNGTMAIPDFGKEDEGTYTCVAVNDVGTRDVSVNVALAGSANPAEELPRDDPQAGHPGGHSCVKGDELDPSGMGEKLVIVYRVAGQARSGAGAREFRLGILLLALGLLLW; encoded by the coding sequence ATGAGGCCTCTGCTGGGCGTCCTGGCGCTggtgacactcctgtccccaggcctGGCCTGTCCCACGCCGTGCTCCTGCTCCACCAAGAAGAACGGGCGGCTGCTGGCCGAGTGCGCCTACCGCGAGCTGCGGGACGTCCCGCGGGGCCTGTCCCCGAATGTCACCATCCTCACGCTCTCCGCCAACCGCCTGGGCCGCCTGGGCCGCGCCTCGCTGGCCGAGGTGCCCGAGCTGCAGTCGCTGTGGCTGGGCTACAACCACATCTCCTCGGTGGAGCCCGGAACCTTCGCGGCCCTGCCGCACCTCAAGAACCTGGACCTGAGCCACAACCGGCTGGCGGATTTCCCCTGGCAGGACCTGCGCAACCTCAGCGCGCTGCAGATCCTCAAGCTCAGCAACAACCGGCTGGTCACCGTGCCCCAGGGCGCGCTGGTCGGGCTGCGGGAGCTGCGCTCGCTCTGGCTCAACGACAACGAGCTGGCCACGCTGGCCCGCGGCACCTTCGAGGGGCTGCCGGCGCTGGCgcagctgcagctcttccacAACCCCTTCAACTGCTCCTgcaagctcttctggctcaagGAGTGGGCGCACGACACCTCGGTGGTGCTCTCCAGGGCCGGCTCCACGCTGTGTGCGGCACCGGcgaggctgcggggccggccgGTCACCGACATCCCCGGCGCGCTCTGCGTGCCGCCCTCGGCCCAGCTCACCTACCTGTCCGGCCCGGCCGCGGCCGGACCCCGGGACGGGCTGACGCTGACCCTGCACTGCAGCGTGGCCGGCAGCCCGCCGCCGGAGATCCGCTGGCAGATCCGCACGGCCAAGCGCCGCGTGGACATCCACGGGCCCACGGTGGCGCGGGACGGCGGCGCCAAGGCGGGCCGGCAGCGCTTCCTGGCCTTCAAGAACGGCACCATGGCCATCCCCGACTTCGGCAAGGAGGACGAGGGCACCTACACCTGCGTGGCGGTCAACGACGTGGGGACGAGGGACGTGTCCGTCAACGTGGCGCTGGCCGGCTCGGCCAACCCGGCCGAGGAGCTGCCCCGTGATGACCCCCAGGCCGGGCACCCCGGCGGGCACAGCTGCGTCAAGGGCGACGAGCTGGACCCGTCCGGCATGGGCGAGAAGTTGGTCATCGTCTACCGCGTGGCCGGCCAGGCCCGGAGCGGGGCGGGAGCCCGGGAATTCCGCCTGGGAattctgctgctggctctggggctgctgctctggtGA